The sequence GTTTCGGGAAACCGAAGAGAAAGTACACACGGAAGTCCGGTGCATGGCATCGGTATTCAGGGACATTCGACTCATTGACGATCCCAATCGCATGGAAATTCAGAAAGAGATCATCAACTACACCAACATAGTAATCCACGAAGAGTGGCCGCTTTTAGGCCAGGGGAAATCGAACCGCAAAGCCCTCGACTCGATGCACCGCATATTCAACCTTGTTGCTGCCGTCACTCCTGATGACGCCTATGAAGAAATCTGGTATGGAGAAATAGTCATGAAAATGAACCTGTTCAGTGATGCGCGAAATGAAAGAATTCTGGCAGCAAAAGATGCGATTCCCGGATTGCTGTGGAATGTGCTCCTGCTCGGGGCACTCATATGTATCGGGATCAGTTGTCTTTTCGGCACCTCCCACACGTGGGCGCATATCGTCATGGTCGCCTCACTCTCCGCCATCATCACGCTGGTACTCATGACCATCATCGCTTTCAACCAGCCCTATAAAGGATCGATATCCGTCAAACCCGATGCGTTTATCGAGCAACTCAGCCATTTTGAAAACTACATGCAAACAAAAAACGCCCGGCCTGCGGGCATGAGCAGATGATAACCATGAATTTCACTTTCTGACGCATCTCTCCGGAGAATCGCAATGATCTCAGCCTTTTCTGCCTGCAGCCACATCAATCTATAATGTTTTTACTGCGAAGCACCTCGCGAACCAGCACCTGCCGTAGCGGCAGCTCCTGTGGATCAGGGATATCAATGTTCAGCGCAAAAAACCATATATCCGCAGACGTTTCAACATAACCGACATACCATCCAACCGCAGGGGTTGCACTCGTTGCCCAGCCCGTTTTCGCACGCAGTGCATAATCCTGCGTTTTTTCGGCAAGCATGATCTCCCTCAAAGACTCATAGGTGGTATCGCTGAACGGCAATGATCGAAGACAGACCTTCCGGAGAAAACTCACCTGCTCCATCGCGCTGACCTGAAGAGAACCATCGAGCCAGAATGTCGTTGCATCGAACGGTTCGTCAAGCTTTCCATAACACGATTCCCCGAGATAGCGTCGATACGTATCAGCTCCGATCCGGCGGGCAAGCTCCTGATAGTACCAGACGCAGGAAACCCTGAACGCGCTCTCCAGAGTCTGGTCGCGGTTCCAGTCGGGGAAATCATGCCGCCTGCCATCCCACCTTATCAGATGATCCTTTCCCGTCGCAACCTTCTCCTCCAGTGCGATCAGGGTGTTGAGTATCTTGAATGTCGATGCCACGGGAAACCTCCGTTTTGCCCGCTCTTCATTGTGCACGAATCGCTGGCCGCCCTTCAGCGACGAAAGCACCAGTGTTCCCTCGACTCCTTTCCGGCAGAACAGTTCGGCAATAGCCGTGTCCCCTGCTGCTGCTGCAGGAGACGGAAACAGGATGAAAAGCATGAGCGGAAAGAGTATCCCCCGGAGAACTGGACGTTTTGAGTTCACAACCTGTTTTTTCATTTTCTTTGAGACCTCTTTTTCGATAATACATCCTGAAAGATAGCCATATTCTCCAGTATCAGGGTCAGCCAACGAGAACCCCGAAACAGCGGGCAAACAGACAACCGCCCCATCGAAACCCGACTTCGCCTGGTATTCAGGCATGAGACGGTAAACCGAAGCGATTTCGTCAGGCGTGTATTATGCGTACCGTAAGCGCGTGACTGATCGAGAATACAATCTTTCCCGCGCTCGCTGTAACGTCAGGGCAAAGGTTGCTCTGTTCGATAAAATACTCAGCCTATTGAGTAAAATCGCACCGACGAAATCAACCTGTATTACTGGCTTCAGGGAAATGATGAGGTGGATTTCGTTCTGGAGCACAAGGGAAAAGTGATCGACCATGAAATCAAAAGCGGCCACTCACAACAAGCTTCCGGCATGAGTGCATTTGAGAAGCAATACAAACCGAACAAGGTTCTTCTGGTTGGAAATTCGGGTATTCCATGGCAGGAATTTCTTGAACTGGAACCTCTGGATCTGTTTTTGTGAGTGAGAAAAACAACCGATCTGTAAGGATTCAGAATAAAATTGCCATGATACCTTGAACAGGAAAACTTCATCCTGCAAATAAGCGCAAATTTCGTTAACATAGCATATGGTCGGAGGCGACTCCCCTGCTTCGTCTTTTCCCCCAACTGAAACAATCAAGGTGGTGCGGCATGAAAAAACTCATTACAATGCTTGCGATTTCCTGTCTTTTAGCAGCCGGAACAGCCCTTCCTGTGTATGGATCAGGGCTCGACAAGCTGTTTTCCGGGATTAAGGGAGCTATTCTTAACGGGGGTCAGGAGGATGAACCTGCGCCTGCCTCAGCCAG comes from Chlorobium limicola DSM 245 and encodes:
- a CDS encoding bestrophin-like domain, whose product is MEHIVMVSVITLLVMAASVLVMLLVRKNIGYTELAKHNDVAGFIFAVIGVVYAVLLAFVVIVAWQMFRETEEKVHTEVRCMASVFRDIRLIDDPNRMEIQKEIINYTNIVIHEEWPLLGQGKSNRKALDSMHRIFNLVAAVTPDDAYEEIWYGEIVMKMNLFSDARNERILAAKDAIPGLLWNVLLLGALICIGISCLFGTSHTWAHIVMVASLSAIITLVLMTIIAFNQPYKGSISVKPDAFIEQLSHFENYMQTKNARPAGMSR
- the blaOXA gene encoding class D beta-lactamase, whose product is MKKQVVNSKRPVLRGILFPLMLFILFPSPAAAAGDTAIAELFCRKGVEGTLVLSSLKGGQRFVHNEERAKRRFPVASTFKILNTLIALEEKVATGKDHLIRWDGRRHDFPDWNRDQTLESAFRVSCVWYYQELARRIGADTYRRYLGESCYGKLDEPFDATTFWLDGSLQVSAMEQVSFLRKVCLRSLPFSDTTYESLREIMLAEKTQDYALRAKTGWATSATPAVGWYVGYVETSADIWFFALNIDIPDPQELPLRQVLVREVLRSKNIID